A genomic stretch from Gopherus flavomarginatus isolate rGopFla2 chromosome 3, rGopFla2.mat.asm, whole genome shotgun sequence includes:
- the SIGLEC15 gene encoding sialic acid-binding Ig-like lectin 15, producing the protein MKGFGLFLTCLLCIFKKGLQSNGWSIQVPSDATGEIGKGVVLPCTFTHPHKTYDRTLTTIWRIKEPYDGMVVFKCVTHSSSDLCKTAISYKNKYKLIGNPRHNNLSIKIDNLTWSDSNRYFCRVEFSGDLHDKYESRTGIRLHLIAAPRIVNITIGSNQDRTFRAQCTAEGEPLPSLTWTGPLFSNATSVTSLDHQITKELHYLTHDGKYTCTAVNSHGRAEGTVYFYKFKAANSSLILILMYVTLGIKVLLLLGILGIAVFWRAGHVTASSRLCRQQAQDSTYENLDRRNNCVSQSLPTE; encoded by the exons ATGAAAGGGTTTGGGCTATTTCTCACGTGTCTACTTTGCATCTTCAAGAAGG GTTTGCAATCCAATGGCTGGTCCATTCAGGTTCCGTCAGATGCTACTGGTGAGATTGGAAAGGGGGTTGTTCTGCCCTGTACTTTCACACACCCTCACAAAACATATGACCGGACTCTCACAACCATTTGGAGGATCAAGGAACCTTATGATGGGATGGTGGTGTTCAAATGTGTTACTCACAGCTCGAGTGACCTCTGTAAAACTGCAATTAGCTACAAGAACAAGTACAAACTGATTGGGAACCCCAGGCACAATAACCTCTCCATCAAGATCGACAACCTGACCTGGAGCGACAGCAACAGATACTTCTGCCGGGTGGAGTTTTCTGGGGATCTTCATGACAAGTATGAAAGCAGGACTGGGATAAGACTCCATTTGATAG CTGCTCCCAGGATTGTTAACATCACCATCGGCTCCAACCAGGACCGTACCTTCAGAGCGCAGTGTACAGCCGAAGGGGAGCCTCTGCCCTCTCTGACGTGGACCGGCCCTCTCTTCAGCAATGCCACGTCGGTCACAAGCTTGGACCACCAGATAACCAAAGAGTTGCACTATCTGACTCACGATGGAAAATACACGTGCACGGCCGTTAACAGCCACGGGCGTGCGGAGGGAACCGTGtacttctataaattcaaagCAGCAAACAGCTCCTTGATTCTGATCCTGATGTATGTAACGCTAGGAATAAAAGTACTGCTGTTGCTGGGGATATTAGGAATTGCTGTGTTTTGGAGGGCAG GTCATGTCACAGCCTCGTCCAGACTGTGCAG GCAGCAGGCGCAAGACTCCACATATGAAAATCTTGACCGCAGAAACAACTGTGTCAGTCAGAGTTTGCCGACAGAATGA